The nucleotide window CGGGCCGCTGTACGCGCACTCCGCCCGCTCCTGGCGCAAGGACCGCCCCCCGTATTTCTCCATGTTGATGGTTGAGCCCGGCTGGCGCGACGAGCCGGAGGGGAGCAACGGCGAGTCGATCATGGTGCGCTGGCGCGACGTCCTGCGGCTGATGCGCTCCCGCGATCCAGAGCAGGCGGAGGCGGCCATCTCCCTCCTGTCGCAGACGCCGATCAGCTTCCCCGCCAACAACGTGGTAGAGGAGATCTCCGACCTCCCCCTGATCTACCCGCTTCACGACGCCGAGGACGCCGACGACGTGGGCGTCCGCCTGAAGGTGGACATCATGCAGAAGACGGAGCTCATCCGCGAGCAGGTGCCCGACTTCGACGCCTACATGGGCGCGCTTTCCCGCTTCTACGAGGCCGCCAACGACCCCGCGGTGTGCGCCAGCTACTCCATGGACGGCGGGGACCTGGTGCTGGTCGACAACAACCGCTTCGGGCACGGTCGCCGGTCCATCGTGTCCGCGCGCGAGGAGAATGGAGAGCGGAAACTGAATCCGCGCGAGCTGTGGAGCGTCACGGTCGGCTGATCCGGCGCGGCGGTCATGCCCGACCACGGGTCGCGGAAGCCGGGCTCCCCCGGCTTCCGCTGTCTCCCGCTCCTCCGCTTCCAGCCTGGGAATCCCAGATGCCCTTGCCCATCAAGCTGTGGTGCTCCAACGTCCGCAGCGCCGGGTTCCGTGAGCGTCTCCTCCGGCACGCAACCGTCCTTTCGGTGATCGACCGCCCGCGCGAGGGCGACCTGGTGATTGCGCGGGCCCTCTCCAGCGAGGGGGCGTACCGGCAGATGGAGGACCCCTCCGGGCGCGAGGTGCGGTTGTACCAAGGCGACGTGGTGGTGGGGGTGCTCGGCACGCGCAAGTCGGGGACCAACCTAGTCTCGATTGTCCCGGCGGGGCCGCTCTGCGCCGGGGACGTGGTCGAGCTGGCGGCCGTGGGGGGGCTCCTGGGCACCGTCACCTTCACCCCCAGGTACTACGGCGGCCGAGCGCTTCCCATGGAGGTGGTCGGCTTCTTCTCGCTGGGGGGTGGAGTCGCGGCGAACCTTCGTGAGGGGCAGTGCGTGCCCCCGGCGCCGGAGGGGAGCGCTCCCGACGGGGCACCCGTATTCGTCACCGGCAGCTCGGCCGAGGCGGGGAAGACCACATTCGTGTGCGAGGCGATCCAGGCCATCCGGCAGGACGCCCCAGGGTTGCGCGTGGCCGCCATCAAGGCATGCGGCACCGGCCGGCTCCGCGACCTGCTGCGCTACGCCGACGCCGGCGCGCACTACGTCACGGACTTCGTGGAGGCCGGGTGGCCCTCCACCTACAACCTGGACCCGGACACCTACCGCTCCGTGCTGGAAGAGTTGGTCGACGCGGCCGCGCGCCGCGCCGACGTGGTATTCGTGGAGATGGGCGGTGACCTCCTGGAGGCGGGCGCCCCCACCGCGGTGGAGGTCGCGGGCCGCCGTGCCGCCCCCATGGTGTACGTGGTCAACGACGCCCTGGGGGCGATCGCCGGACTGGAGATCCTCGGCCGCTCGGGGATGACGCGAGTGGTGGTCGCCAGCATGCGGCAGAACCAGCACGCGCTAGCGCAGCGGCTGGAGCTCCCGTTGGTGGTGGACCCCGAGGACCGGGACCAGGTGCGGGACGCCCTGGGTGGGGTGCTCGGTCTCCCCCTGCCGGCGGCTGCCAGCGCCGCCGGACCGTCTGCCGTGGAGCCACTCCCGGCCGCCAGGCGGTCGGCTTGACACCCCGGGGACGCGGGGGCTAACATATCGCGCTCCCGCCACCCCGAACTGCGCCGCCGGATCGTTCGGACCGCCAGGGAGCGCCCTTCGCGATGCTCACCCCAACGGACGACTGGCTATGGAATTCCGGGGCTCCCACATTCTCTCGATCGACCAGTTCAGCCGCTCGGACATCGACGTCATCTTCCGGACCGCGCGGGAAATGGAGCCCTACGCGCGCCGGCAGAAGATCACCCGCGTCCTGGAGGGCGCGACTCTGGGGAACCTCTTCTTCGAACCGAGCACCCGCTCGCGCATCAGCTTCGGCGCGGCGTTCGACCGACTCGGCGGCGCCGTCCGCGACACCGTAGGCTTCCAGTTCTCCTCCATGTCCAAAGGGGAGTCCGTCTACGACACCAGCCGGGTGGTCGGCGGGTACGTGGACGTGATGGTGATGCGCCACCCCGTGGAGGGCGCGGTCCGGGAGTTCGCGGAGGCCACGCATATCCCGGTGATCAACGGCGGCGACGGCCCCGGCGAGCACCCCACGCAGGCTCTCTTGGACCTCTACACTATCCGCAAGGAGTTGGGACGGGATCTCAACCAGCTCGACCGGACCCGCGTCGCGATGGTGGGCGACCTGCGCTACGGCCGTACGGTGCACTCGCTGACCAAGCTGCTGTCGCTCTTCGAGAACATCGACTTCGTCTTCATCGCGCCGCAGGAACTGCAGATGCCCGAGGCGCTGGTGGAGCAGGCCAGGAACCGGGGACACGCGGTGGTCCAGACCACCGATATGCACGAGGGGATCTCGGACGTGGACGTGGTCTACGTCACCCGGCTTCAGCAGGAGCGGTTCACCACCGAGGAGGAGGCCGGCAAGTTCCTGGGGTACTACGTCCTCAACAACGCCATCTACGAGAAGTACTGCAAGCCGGGGACGATCCTGATGCACCCGCTCCCCCGCGACAGCCGGCACGGCGCGCGCGAGCTGGACGAGGACCTGAACCACCGCCCCGAGCTGGCGATCTTCCGGCAGACCGACAACGGCATCCCGATCCGCATGGCGCTGTTCGCCCTGGTCCTCGGGGTCGCCGACCGGGTCCACGAGACGGCGCGCGACGCACCCTGGTACGTCCCGGAGAAGATCGGCGTCCACGACACCAAGTAGCCCGCCCGCCGACCCGAAGGCCCCGAGACGCATGCACGCCCCGGGGCTTTCGCGGTCCGAGTCGGCCGGGATTTTCCGCCACGTTTCGGGGAGCCCCACTCGGCGCCCCCGGGACGCCCCCCGACGATCCATGACCGGAGAGAGTCCATGTGCGCTGCCGAATGGGACCTGAGTTGGACCGGGAACCAGTTCCTGGACGAGGCGTACGTCCAGGAGATCGCGGTGCAGGAGGCGGAGCGGATCGACTTCACCCGCAAGGGACCCATCGACTCCCGGCCGCTCGCCGAGGCGCTCGCCGGCCGCCATGGGGTGGATCCGGACCGGGTGCTGGTGGGCGCGGGGAGCAGCCAGGTGCTGGAAGCCGTCCTCCGCTTCCATTCCGGGCACGAGATCGTGGACGTGGTCCCCAACTTCCACATGGCCCGGTTAGTGGCCGAGCGCGACGGGCGCCGGTACCGCGCGGTGGAGGTGCGGGAGCCTGCGGACCTCCTCCCCGCGCTCGCGGCGCTCCCGCTCCGCTCTGACTCGCTGGTGGTGCTCTCCTCCCCGCGCAACCCGCTCGGCTACGCCTTCCCGGAGGAGGAGGTGCGGGCGCTGCTGGAGATGGCCCCGGGACCGGTGGTGGTGGACGAGGCATACGTGGAGTTCGCCCCGGCCGGGCTGGCCCACATTCTCGCCGAGCACCCGAACCTGATCCTGACCCGCACCTTCTCCAAGGCGTGGGGCATGGCGAACCTGCGCGTGGGATACGCCCTGTCGGCGCGGGTGCCGCACCGCCTGCAGCGCGACTACCTCCTCCCCTACAACGTGGGGGAGCTGGGCCAGCGCGTGGCCTGCGCCCTGCTCCGGGACCCGGGGCCCGTCCTCCGCTCCATCGACTCGGCCCGGGCCGCGCGGGACCGGCTCGTAGCCCGGCTGGGCTCGGAGGGCGGGGGGCTGCGCGTCTGGCCCTCCGCCGCCAACTATGTGTGCGTGGAGCACCCGGAGGCGGACGTCCTGGCGGACGCCCTGCGGAAGGACGGGATCCAAGTGGCAGCCGTGCGCGAACTGCGGCACTATCCCCGCAACTGGCCGGCCGGGCTGCGCATCTCGGCCCCTCCGGTGGAGGTGGAGGAGCGGGTGCTCGCCGTGCTGGCCGGAGCAACGACCCCCCCCGTAAGCTGTCACATCCGAAGCGCGCGTTC belongs to Longimicrobiaceae bacterium and includes:
- a CDS encoding TauD/TfdA family dioxygenase, translating into MVAVTTPQAPTFGPVTKDDLYGAEIDGAGKSVEEIATEAKERFPAHHAVYVRNFPTQPDAYIGFLSCFGEPLPNYGSKSGVESYQLHPCINQVRYIERDGGGKFVHERGGPLYAHSARSWRKDRPPYFSMLMVEPGWRDEPEGSNGESIMVRWRDVLRLMRSRDPEQAEAAISLLSQTPISFPANNVVEEISDLPLIYPLHDAEDADDVGVRLKVDIMQKTELIREQVPDFDAYMGALSRFYEAANDPAVCASYSMDGGDLVLVDNNRFGHGRRSIVSAREENGERKLNPRELWSVTVG
- the pyrB gene encoding aspartate carbamoyltransferase produces the protein MEFRGSHILSIDQFSRSDIDVIFRTAREMEPYARRQKITRVLEGATLGNLFFEPSTRSRISFGAAFDRLGGAVRDTVGFQFSSMSKGESVYDTSRVVGGYVDVMVMRHPVEGAVREFAEATHIPVINGGDGPGEHPTQALLDLYTIRKELGRDLNQLDRTRVAMVGDLRYGRTVHSLTKLLSLFENIDFVFIAPQELQMPEALVEQARNRGHAVVQTTDMHEGISDVDVVYVTRLQQERFTTEEEAGKFLGYYVLNNAIYEKYCKPGTILMHPLPRDSRHGARELDEDLNHRPELAIFRQTDNGIPIRMALFALVLGVADRVHETARDAPWYVPEKIGVHDTK
- a CDS encoding histidinol-phosphate transaminase; this translates as MCAAEWDLSWTGNQFLDEAYVQEIAVQEAERIDFTRKGPIDSRPLAEALAGRHGVDPDRVLVGAGSSQVLEAVLRFHSGHEIVDVVPNFHMARLVAERDGRRYRAVEVREPADLLPALAALPLRSDSLVVLSSPRNPLGYAFPEEEVRALLEMAPGPVVVDEAYVEFAPAGLAHILAEHPNLILTRTFSKAWGMANLRVGYALSARVPHRLQRDYLLPYNVGELGQRVACALLRDPGPVLRSIDSARAARDRLVARLGSEGGGLRVWPSAANYVCVEHPEADVLADALRKDGIQVAAVRELRHYPRNWPAGLRISAPPVEVEERVLAVLAGATTPPVSCHIRSARSS